The following nucleotide sequence is from Calidithermus timidus DSM 17022.
GCTCGACGCCCTCGCTCGTTACCGCGAGGCGCTGAACTTCCTGGCCGAGTACTCCGAGGACCAAGGTTACGGCTACCGCTTCGCCCTCGAGCCCAAGCCCAACGAACCCAGGGGCGACATCTACCTGCCGGTGGTGGGGGCAGCGCTGGGCTTCATCGCCACGCTGGACAAGCCCCACCTCTTCGGCCTCAACCCCGAGGTGGCCCACGAGACCATGGCCGGCCTCAACTTCGTGCACGCGGTGGCCCAGGCCATCGACGCGGGCAAGCTCTTCCACATCGACCTCAACGACCAGAAGATGGGCCGCTTCGACCAGGATTTGCGCTTCGGCGCCGAGAACCTCAAGACGGCCTTCTTCCTGGTCAAGCTGCTGGAGGACTCCGGCTACGACGGCCCCCGCCACTTCGACGCCCACGCCCTGCGCACCGAGGACGAGGAGGGGGTCTGGGAGTTCGCCAAAGGCTGCATGAGGACCTACCTGATCCTCAAGGAGCGAGCCGAGCGCTTCAACCGCGACGAGGAGATCCAGGCCCTCATCAAAGCTTACAAAGTGCACGATGAGAAGCTCGCCGGGCTCAGCGCGAAGTACTCTCGCGAGGGTGCTCGAGCGCTGAAGGAGCTCGAGTTCGACCGTGAGGGGCTGGGTCGGCGAGGGCCGGGGTTGGAGCGGCTGGACCAGCTCACGGTCGAGCTGCTGCTGGGGGTGCGGTGAGGGGGGGTGTAGGGGGTAGGGTCGGCGATTGCGTTCCCTATTCGCTCATTCCTGCTAGAGTTGTCTTGGGTTAACAAGCCGTGAGACCCGAAATTCTGCACAACGACAGGCTCCGCCTCACGGTGCTCCCCGCGCTGGGAGCCAGCATCGCCGGCCTCGAGCTGCATCGCGAGGGTTTCTGGCTTCCCCTGTTGCGCCCGACTTCGCTGGCGGCCATCGCCGGCGGAGCTTCCCCCGAGACCTCGAGCTACATCCTGGCCCCCTACTCCAATCGCATCCGCGAGGGGCGCTTCAGCTTCCGGGGCCGGAGTTACCAGCTTTTGCCCAACTGGCCCGACGGGGTGCAGACCATCCACGGCGAGGTGCACGGGCGTCCATGGGCGGTGGTCGAGCGCAGCGAGGGCCTGTTGGTGTGCCACTTCAACGCCAACAACCCCCAAGCCCTCAACTTTCCCTTTCGCTACACCGTGCGGGCGGTGTACTGGTTGGGCGACAGCAGCCTGCGGCTGGGCCTGGAGCTCACCAACACCGGCGAGGAGGCCATGCCGGCGGGCTTTGGCTTCCACCCCTACTTCATGCGCCGCCTAGGCCTCACCCCCGACCCCTTGATTTCCTTTCGCGCGGCTTGGGTTTACCTCACCGGCGCCGAGCGCATCCCCACCGAACCCCCCGTCCCGATCCCCCCGGCCCTCAACTTCTCCAACCCCCGGCCCCTGGGCGAGGCCCTGCTCGATCACGTGTTCGGCGGCTGGGAGGGCACGCTCAGGCTCGAGTGGCCTCGCAGTGCTGTGCGGGTGGAACTCGAGGCCGACCCCGTCTTCTCTCACCTCGTGGTGTTCACCGCCCCTGACGGAAGCGTGGCCCTCGAGCC
It contains:
- the xylA gene encoding xylose isomerase, which gives rise to MAYQPKPEHKFSFGLWTVGNVGRDPFGLPTRPPLEPDYIVYKLAELGAYGVNLHDNDLIPLDASKDERRRILKRFKKALQDTGLVVPMATTNLFGDPVFKDGAFTSPDARVRAYALQKTMRAMDLGAELGAKTYVFWGGREGAEVDAGGNVLDALARYREALNFLAEYSEDQGYGYRFALEPKPNEPRGDIYLPVVGAALGFIATLDKPHLFGLNPEVAHETMAGLNFVHAVAQAIDAGKLFHIDLNDQKMGRFDQDLRFGAENLKTAFFLVKLLEDSGYDGPRHFDAHALRTEDEEGVWEFAKGCMRTYLILKERAERFNRDEEIQALIKAYKVHDEKLAGLSAKYSREGARALKELEFDREGLGRRGPGLERLDQLTVELLLGVR
- a CDS encoding aldose 1-epimerase produces the protein MRPEILHNDRLRLTVLPALGASIAGLELHREGFWLPLLRPTSLAAIAGGASPETSSYILAPYSNRIREGRFSFRGRSYQLLPNWPDGVQTIHGEVHGRPWAVVERSEGLLVCHFNANNPQALNFPFRYTVRAVYWLGDSSLRLGLELTNTGEEAMPAGFGFHPYFMRRLGLTPDPLISFRAAWVYLTGAERIPTEPPVPIPPALNFSNPRPLGEALLDHVFGGWEGTLRLEWPRSAVRVELEADPVFSHLVVFTAPDGSVALEPVSHATDGFNLMDRGWPNTGVRVLEPGESLSGEVRIKVRAEGW